The Medicago truncatula cultivar Jemalong A17 chromosome 4, MtrunA17r5.0-ANR, whole genome shotgun sequence genome includes a region encoding these proteins:
- the LOC11412574 gene encoding uncharacterized protein, whose product MGADIHGITLVDKMIALKAIFHPTFYPSNNTTTFSTLHPHHNTARRRSSVFLCLCSTNSNDEPDNNSKPGGDVQSQELLAQLAMLETEKVRLTDYLDERSEYLTQFGEEAKAEIDKIGEDALKGLDEASDRITAKIESEMLAFEESNELDRVEFEESENKVMEIEGQMEVDRNEGLFFKNLGQKGANVDKAKAKEEIEKMKDVTTSEKNGRKTRKNVYLFFIGLFTYGIVGSINVSSLSSTDWKRVAVLGAILLALFSQFIFEQNKDNNQKDDEQ is encoded by the exons ATGGGTGCTGACATACATGGCATCACTTTAGTTGACAAGATGATTGCTCTCAAAGCCATATTTCACCCTACCTTCTATCCTTCTAACAACACCACCACTTTTTCTACTCTGCACCCCCACCACAACACAGCAAGAAGAAGAAGCTCTGTTTTTCTGTGTCTCTGCAGCACCAACTCCAATGATGAACCTGATAATAATTCAAAACCTGGAGGTGATGTTCAAAGCCAAGAGCTACTGGCTCAACTTGCAATGCTTGAGACAGAAAAAGTTCGTCTTACGGATTATTTGGATGAAAGATCTGAATATTTGACACAGTTTGGTGAAGAAGCTAAAGCTGAAATTGATAAGATTGGTGAAGATGCTCTTAAAGGATTAGATGAAGCTAGTGATAGA ATAACAGCAAAAATAGAGAGTGAGATGCTAGCATTTGAGGAATCAAATGAACTAGACAGAGTAGAATTTGAGGAAAGTGAAAACAAAGTAATGGAGATTGAAGGTCAAATGGAAGTTGACAGAAATGAAGGACTATTCTTTAAGAACTTGGGACAGAAAGGAGCTAATGTTGATAAAGCAAAAGCCaaagaagaaatagaaaagaTGAAAGATGTAACAACAAGTgagaaaaatggaagaaaaacaaggaaaaatgTTTACTTATTCTTCATTGGTCTTTTTACATATGGAATAGTTGGTTCTATTAATGTCTCATCATTAAGTAGTACTGATTGGAAGAGAGTTGCAGTTCTTGGAGCTATTCTTCTGGCTTTGTTTTCTCAGTtcatttttgaacaaaataaagaCAATAATCAGAAAGATGATGAACAATGA
- the LOC11414244 gene encoding disease resistance protein RPV1 isoform X1, with protein MSSPTSSFSDEDLFNIDSHSDSSDTEELHSPQVPFDDLDPDMNIDADDMFAPKDRFDIHSIRKYDVFLSFRGEDTRASFTSHLSTSLQSSGIIVFKDDHSLQRGHRISKTLLQAIQESRISVVVFSKNYADSQWCLQELMQIMECFRTTRQVVLPVFYDVHPSEVRSQTGDFGKAFQNLLNRVLKVDEFMVPKWRDALRNAAGIAGFVVLNSRNESEVIKDIVENVARLLDKTDLFIADHPVGVESRVQDMIQLLDTQLSNKVLLLGMWGMGGIGKTTIAKAIYNKIGRKFQGRSFLANIREVWEKDYGQVNLQEQLMYDIFKETTSKIQNIEAGKYILKDRLCHKRVLIVLDDVNKLDQLNILCGSRKWFAPGSRIIITTRDKHILRRDRVDKTYSMKEMDESESLELFSLHAFKQTSPTEDFSEISRNVVKYSGGLPLALEVLGSYLFDREILEWICVLEKLKIIPNDQVHKKLKISYDGLNDDTEKSIFLDIACFFIGMDRNDVIQILNGCGLFAEIGISVLVERSLVTVDGKNKLGMHDLLRDMGREIIREKSPMEPEERSRLWFHEDVLDVLSEHTGTKTVEGLTLKLPGRSAQRFSTKAFKKMKKLRLLQLSGAQLDGDFKYLSRKLRWLHWNGFPLTCIPSKFRQRNIVSIELENSNVKLVWQQMQRMEQLKILNLSHSHYLTQTPDFSYLPNLENLVLKDCPRLSEVSHTIGHLKKVLLINLKDCISLCNLPRNIYTLKSLKTLILSGCLKIDKLEEDLEQMESLTTLMADNTGITKVPFSVVKSKSIGYISLCGYEGFSRDVFPSIIWSWMVPTNNVSPAVQTAVGMSPHVSLNVSSVFKVLPKLQCLWFECGSELQLSQDTTRILNALCAANSKELKSTATTSQVSDVKTSLIECRSQVQDSPAKNCMKSLLIQMGTSCLISNILKERILQNVTVDGCGSFLLPSDDYPNWLAFNSKGYSVNFEVPHVEGRSLKTMMCIVYSSSPNDITSDGLQNVLVINHTKTTIQLFKREALSSFENEEWQRVVSNMEPGDKVEIVVVFGNSYIVMRTTVYLIYHDEKFEQCHAPDENVLVESGDKNECAAKRISLQVEPADDLKQKQKRRKLD; from the exons ATGTCTTCCCCAACAAGTTCCTTTTCTGATGAAGATTTGTTTAATATTGATTCACATTCAGACAGTTCTGACACCGAAGAATTGCACAGTCCTCAGGTTCCTTTTGATGACTTGGATCCTGATATGAACATAGACGCTGATGACATGTTCGCTCCAAAAGATCGGTTTGATATTCATAGTATAAGAAAGTACGATGTGTTCTTGAGTTTTAGAGGCGAAGACACTCGCGCATCATTCACTTCACATCTCTCTACATCTCTTCAAAGCTCTGGAATTATCGTTTTCAAGGACGATCATTCCCTTCAAAGGGGACATCGCATCTCTAAAACACTACTACAAGCAATCCAGGAGTCGAGAATTTCTGTTGTTGTCTTCTCCAAAAACTACGCTGATTCGCAATGGTGTCTTCAAGAGTTGATGCAAATTATGGAGTGTTTTAGAACCACAAGACAGGTGGTACTGCCTGTGTTCTACGATGTACATCCCTCGGAAGTTCGTAGTCAAACAGGTGACTTTGGTAAAGCTTTTCAAAATCTTTTGAACAGAGTTTTAAAAGTGGATGAATTCATGGTGCCAAAGTGGAGAGACGCGCTTCGTAATGCTGCTGGCATTGCAGGATTTGTTGTTCTAAATTCCAG GAACGAAAGTGAGGTCATCAAGGatattgttgaaaatgttgCACGTTTGCTTGACAAGACTGACTTGTTCATTGCTGATCATCCGGTAGGAGTCGAATCTCGAGTACAAGATATGATTCAACTTCTAGACACTCAACTATCAAATAAAGTTCTACTGCTAGGAATGTGGGGGATGGGTGGGATTGGGAAAACCACAATTGCGAAGGCCATTTACAATAAAATTGGCCGCAAATTTCAAGGTAGGAGCTTTCTTGCAAATATTAGGGAGGTTTGGGAGAAAGATTATGGTCAAGTGAATCTACAAGAACAACTTATGTATGATATTTTCAAAGAAACCACATCCAAGATACAAAACATAGAAGcaggaaaatatatattaaaggaCAGACTATGTCATAAAAGAGTTCTTATTGTACTTGACGATGTTAATAAATTGGACCAACTAAATATTCTGTGTGGAAGTCGTAAATGGTTTGCTCCTGGGAGTAGAATAATCATTACAACTAGGGATAAGCATATACTGAGAAGGGATAGAGTTGACAAAACATACTCAATGAAAGAAATGGATGAAAGTGAATCTCTTGAGCTTTTTAGTTTGCATGCATTCAAGCAAACGAGTCCCACAGAAGATTTTTCTGAAATTTCCAGAAATGTTGTTAAGTATTCTGGGGGATTACCGCTAGCTCTTGAAGTCCTCGGGTCCTATTTGTTTGATAGGGAGATATTAGAGTGGATTTGTGTATTGGAGAAACTCAAAATAATTCCCAATGATCAAGTACATAAGAAGTTAAAAATAAGCTATGATGGTTTAAATGATGATACTGAGAAATCAATATTCCTTGACATAGCTTGTTTCTTTATTGGGATGGACCGAAATGATGTTATTCAAATATTAAATGGCTGTGGACTTTTCGCTGAAATTGGAATAAGTGTCCTTGTTGAGCGAAGCCTTGTAACGGTCGATGGTAAGAACAAGCTTGGCATGCATGATTTGCTTCGAGATATGGGAAGAGAAATCATTCGTGAGAAATCACCAATGGAGCCTGAGGAACGTAGTAGGTTGTGGTTTCATGAGGATGTGCTTGATGTATTGTCAGAACATACT GGAACAAAAACTGTTGAGGGATTGACTTTGAAGCTGCCAGGTCGTAGTGCACAACGTTTTAGTACCAAAGCAtttaagaagatgaagaaactcaGATTGCTTCAACTTTCTGGCGCACAACTTGATGGAGATTTTAAATATCTTTCCAGAAAGTTGAGATGGCTGCACTGGAATGGATTTCCTTTAACATGCATACCTTCAAAGTTCCGTCAAAGAAATATAGTTTCCATTGAGTTAGAAAACAGCAATGTCAAACTTGTATGGCAACAGATGCAG AGGATGGAGCAGTTGAAAATTCTCAATCTTAGTCATTCTCATTATCTAACACAGACCCCTGATTTTTCATACTTGCCTAATCTTGAAAACCTAGTACTCAAAGATTGTCCGAGGCTGTCTGAGGTATCCCATACAATTGGACATCTTAAGAAAGTTCTTTTGATAAATTTGAAAGATTGCATTAGCCTTTGTAACCTTCCAAGAAACATCTATACGTTGAAGTCTCTGAAAACTCTCATTCTATCAGGATGTTTAAAGATTGACAAGTTGGAAGAGGACTTGGAACAAATGGAATCTTTAACCACTCTCATGGCAGATAACACTGGTATAACAAAAGTGCCCTTTTCAGTAGTAAAGTCAAAAAGCATTGGCTATATCTCTTTGTGTGGGTATGAAGGATTCTCCCGTGATGTGTTTCCTTCTATAATTTGGTCTTGGATGGTACCAACAAATAATGTCTCACCAGCTGTTCAAACAGCTGTTGGAATGTCACCCCATGTTTCTTTGAATGTATCATCTGTTTTCAAAGTCCTTCCTAAACTTCAATGCCTTTGGTTTGAGTGTGGATCAGAACTTCAACTTTCACAAGACACAACAAGAATTTTGAATGCATTATGTGCAGCAAATTCTAAGGAATTGAAATCAACTGCAACTACATCACAAGTATCAGATGTGAAGACTTCACTAATTGAATGTCGCAGTCAAGTGCAAGATTCACCAGCAAAAAATTGCATGAAATCTCTTCTGATTCAAATGGGAACGAGTTGCCTAATCTCCAATATTCTCAAAGAGAGGATCTTACAG AATGTGACTGTCGATGGGTGTGGTAGCTTTTTGCTCCCCAGTGATGATTACCCAAATTGGTTAGCTTTCAACTCGAAAGGTTATTCTGTAAATTTTGAAGTCCCTCATGTGGAAGGACGTAGCTTGAAGACAATGATGTGCATTGTCTATTCTTCAAGCCCAAATGACATAACATCAGATGGCCTTCAAAATGTGTTGGTGATAAATCACACAAAGACCACCATTCAACTCTTTAAGAGAGAGGCATTATCGTCCTTCGAAAATGAGGAGTGGCAGAGAGTGGTATCAAATATGGAACCTGGTGATAAAGTcgagattgttgttgtttttgggaACAGTTATATTGTGATGAGGACAACAGTTTATCTCATATATCATGACGAAAAATTTGAGCAATGTCATGCACCAGATGAGAATGTTCTCGTTGAGAGTGGTGATAAAAATGAATGTGCTGCCAAGAGGATCTCTCTTCAAGTAGAGCCTGCAGatgatttaaaacaaaaacagaaaagaagAAAACTCGACTGA
- the LOC11414244 gene encoding disease resistance protein RPV1 isoform X2 produces MSSPTSSFSDEDLFNIDSHSDSSDTEELHSPQVPFDDLDPDMNIDADDMFAPKDRFDIHSIRKYDVFLSFRGEDTRASFTSHLSTSLQSSGIIVFKDDHSLQRGHRISKTLLQAIQESRISVVVFSKNYADSQWCLQELMQIMECFRTTRQVVLPVFYDVHPSEVRSQTGDFGKAFQNLLNRVLKVDEFMVPKWRDALRNAAGIAGFVVLNSRNESEVIKDIVENVARLLDKTDLFIADHPVGVESRVQDMIQLLDTQLSNKVLLLGMWGMGGIGKTTIAKAIYNKIGRKFQGRSFLANIREVWEKDYGQVNLQEQLMYDIFKETTSKIQNIEAGKYILKDRLCHKRVLIVLDDVNKLDQLNILCGSRKWFAPGSRIIITTRDKHILRRDRVDKTYSMKEMDESESLELFSLHAFKQTSPTEDFSEISRNVVKYSGGLPLALEVLGSYLFDREILEWICVLEKLKIIPNDQVHKKLKISYDGLNDDTEKSIFLDIACFFIGMDRNDVIQILNGCGLFAEIGISVLVERSLVTVDGKNKLGMHDLLRDMGREIIREKSPMEPEERSRLWFHEDVLDVLSEHTGTKTVEGLTLKLPGRSAQRFSTKAFKKMKKLRLLQLSGAQLDGDFKYLSRKLRWLHWNGFPLTCIPSKFRQRNIVSIELENSNVKLVWQQMQRMEQLKILNLSHSHYLTQTPDFSYLPNLENLVLKDCPRLSEVSHTIGHLKKVLLINLKDCISLCNLPRNIYTLKSLKTLILSGCLKIDKLEEDLEQMESLTTLMADNTGITKVPFSVVKSKSIGYISLCGYEGFSRDVFPSIIWSWMVPTNNVSPAVQTAVGMSPHVSLNVSSVFKVLPKLQCLWFECGSELQLSQDTTRILNALCAANSKELKSTATTSQVSDVKTSLIECRSQVQDSPAKNCMKSLLIQMGTSCLISNILKERILQNLTVDGRGSFLLPGDNYPNWSTFNSKGYSVIFEVPQVEGHSLKTIMCIVYSSSPDDITSDIRWP; encoded by the exons ATGTCTTCCCCAACAAGTTCCTTTTCTGATGAAGATTTGTTTAATATTGATTCACATTCAGACAGTTCTGACACCGAAGAATTGCACAGTCCTCAGGTTCCTTTTGATGACTTGGATCCTGATATGAACATAGACGCTGATGACATGTTCGCTCCAAAAGATCGGTTTGATATTCATAGTATAAGAAAGTACGATGTGTTCTTGAGTTTTAGAGGCGAAGACACTCGCGCATCATTCACTTCACATCTCTCTACATCTCTTCAAAGCTCTGGAATTATCGTTTTCAAGGACGATCATTCCCTTCAAAGGGGACATCGCATCTCTAAAACACTACTACAAGCAATCCAGGAGTCGAGAATTTCTGTTGTTGTCTTCTCCAAAAACTACGCTGATTCGCAATGGTGTCTTCAAGAGTTGATGCAAATTATGGAGTGTTTTAGAACCACAAGACAGGTGGTACTGCCTGTGTTCTACGATGTACATCCCTCGGAAGTTCGTAGTCAAACAGGTGACTTTGGTAAAGCTTTTCAAAATCTTTTGAACAGAGTTTTAAAAGTGGATGAATTCATGGTGCCAAAGTGGAGAGACGCGCTTCGTAATGCTGCTGGCATTGCAGGATTTGTTGTTCTAAATTCCAG GAACGAAAGTGAGGTCATCAAGGatattgttgaaaatgttgCACGTTTGCTTGACAAGACTGACTTGTTCATTGCTGATCATCCGGTAGGAGTCGAATCTCGAGTACAAGATATGATTCAACTTCTAGACACTCAACTATCAAATAAAGTTCTACTGCTAGGAATGTGGGGGATGGGTGGGATTGGGAAAACCACAATTGCGAAGGCCATTTACAATAAAATTGGCCGCAAATTTCAAGGTAGGAGCTTTCTTGCAAATATTAGGGAGGTTTGGGAGAAAGATTATGGTCAAGTGAATCTACAAGAACAACTTATGTATGATATTTTCAAAGAAACCACATCCAAGATACAAAACATAGAAGcaggaaaatatatattaaaggaCAGACTATGTCATAAAAGAGTTCTTATTGTACTTGACGATGTTAATAAATTGGACCAACTAAATATTCTGTGTGGAAGTCGTAAATGGTTTGCTCCTGGGAGTAGAATAATCATTACAACTAGGGATAAGCATATACTGAGAAGGGATAGAGTTGACAAAACATACTCAATGAAAGAAATGGATGAAAGTGAATCTCTTGAGCTTTTTAGTTTGCATGCATTCAAGCAAACGAGTCCCACAGAAGATTTTTCTGAAATTTCCAGAAATGTTGTTAAGTATTCTGGGGGATTACCGCTAGCTCTTGAAGTCCTCGGGTCCTATTTGTTTGATAGGGAGATATTAGAGTGGATTTGTGTATTGGAGAAACTCAAAATAATTCCCAATGATCAAGTACATAAGAAGTTAAAAATAAGCTATGATGGTTTAAATGATGATACTGAGAAATCAATATTCCTTGACATAGCTTGTTTCTTTATTGGGATGGACCGAAATGATGTTATTCAAATATTAAATGGCTGTGGACTTTTCGCTGAAATTGGAATAAGTGTCCTTGTTGAGCGAAGCCTTGTAACGGTCGATGGTAAGAACAAGCTTGGCATGCATGATTTGCTTCGAGATATGGGAAGAGAAATCATTCGTGAGAAATCACCAATGGAGCCTGAGGAACGTAGTAGGTTGTGGTTTCATGAGGATGTGCTTGATGTATTGTCAGAACATACT GGAACAAAAACTGTTGAGGGATTGACTTTGAAGCTGCCAGGTCGTAGTGCACAACGTTTTAGTACCAAAGCAtttaagaagatgaagaaactcaGATTGCTTCAACTTTCTGGCGCACAACTTGATGGAGATTTTAAATATCTTTCCAGAAAGTTGAGATGGCTGCACTGGAATGGATTTCCTTTAACATGCATACCTTCAAAGTTCCGTCAAAGAAATATAGTTTCCATTGAGTTAGAAAACAGCAATGTCAAACTTGTATGGCAACAGATGCAG AGGATGGAGCAGTTGAAAATTCTCAATCTTAGTCATTCTCATTATCTAACACAGACCCCTGATTTTTCATACTTGCCTAATCTTGAAAACCTAGTACTCAAAGATTGTCCGAGGCTGTCTGAGGTATCCCATACAATTGGACATCTTAAGAAAGTTCTTTTGATAAATTTGAAAGATTGCATTAGCCTTTGTAACCTTCCAAGAAACATCTATACGTTGAAGTCTCTGAAAACTCTCATTCTATCAGGATGTTTAAAGATTGACAAGTTGGAAGAGGACTTGGAACAAATGGAATCTTTAACCACTCTCATGGCAGATAACACTGGTATAACAAAAGTGCCCTTTTCAGTAGTAAAGTCAAAAAGCATTGGCTATATCTCTTTGTGTGGGTATGAAGGATTCTCCCGTGATGTGTTTCCTTCTATAATTTGGTCTTGGATGGTACCAACAAATAATGTCTCACCAGCTGTTCAAACAGCTGTTGGAATGTCACCCCATGTTTCTTTGAATGTATCATCTGTTTTCAAAGTCCTTCCTAAACTTCAATGCCTTTGGTTTGAGTGTGGATCAGAACTTCAACTTTCACAAGACACAACAAGAATTTTGAATGCATTATGTGCAGCAAATTCTAAGGAATTGAAATCAACTGCAACTACATCACAAGTATCAGATGTGAAGACTTCACTAATTGAATGTCGCAGTCAAGTGCAAGATTCACCAGCAAAAAATTGCATGAAATCTCTTCTGATTCAAATGGGAACGAGTTGCCTAATCTCCAATATTCTCAAAGAGAGGATCTTACAG AATTTGACTGTCGATGGGCGTGGTAGTTTTTTGCTCCCCGGTGATAATTACCCAAATTGGTCAACTTTCAACTCCAAAGGTTATTCTGTAATCTTTGAAGTCCCTCAAGTGGAAGGACATAGCTTGAAGACAATAATGTGCATTGTCTATTCTTCAAGCCCAGATGACATAACATCAGACATCAGATGGCCTTAA